A section of the Polyangium spumosum genome encodes:
- a CDS encoding fucose isomerase, which yields MKKIALFWPGDARAKPNEVAVPSITAATVQLERALQKLGHAPYRIEGFLSKPHESIEKLGPVDDPMIGVCVHWFYGPHTTDGVVGKENPLLLASNFSGRWPGLVGLLNTGACLESLDRPFSRIWTDAEDWTADRAFMERLDTWCQTGRLAWPEDAIHEPGEVAPAAQVIARKVAEEIRRRRVLLMMLGDTSMGMINGYFGPRLLNKHGFTEHKIDQAWIIDRGRGISEKRIDDALRFVKDRGLTFHWGENGAADFDERATREQLRDYLVVLDLVNEYKADCLGWQYQLGLIPLRPPSDLAEGLFNSACRPESNGTTIACATEADQGNAIPMELMKRLLREKGLHEAVMFHDVRWGAEHDGRFLWVLLNSGSCGAYAFNHDKDTLRGAHSYRQPSMYFPTPGGTLAGESLPGAMTWARTYIKEGALWMDIGKGEVVKLPPEVRDAWWEGTTREWPFMAADMGIGRDTLMAHYLSNHVAVAYGDVFDEMVALSRELGFKVRVLADRAG from the coding sequence ATGAAGAAGATCGCCCTGTTCTGGCCCGGCGACGCGCGGGCCAAGCCAAACGAGGTCGCCGTCCCCAGCATCACGGCGGCGACGGTGCAGCTGGAACGAGCGCTCCAGAAGCTCGGCCACGCGCCCTATCGGATCGAGGGTTTCCTGTCGAAGCCCCACGAATCCATCGAGAAGCTCGGGCCTGTCGACGACCCGATGATCGGCGTGTGTGTACACTGGTTTTACGGGCCACACACGACGGACGGCGTGGTCGGCAAGGAGAACCCCTTGCTGCTCGCGTCGAATTTCTCGGGCCGCTGGCCCGGGCTCGTGGGCCTCTTGAACACGGGCGCCTGCCTGGAGAGCCTGGATCGGCCGTTCTCGCGGATCTGGACGGACGCGGAGGACTGGACGGCCGACCGCGCGTTCATGGAGCGGCTCGACACGTGGTGCCAGACGGGCCGGCTCGCCTGGCCCGAGGACGCGATCCACGAGCCCGGCGAGGTCGCCCCGGCGGCGCAGGTGATCGCGCGGAAGGTGGCGGAGGAGATCCGGCGGCGGCGCGTGCTCCTCATGATGCTCGGCGACACCTCGATGGGCATGATCAACGGGTATTTCGGCCCGCGCCTGCTGAACAAGCACGGCTTCACCGAGCACAAGATCGATCAGGCCTGGATCATCGATCGGGGCCGCGGCATCAGCGAGAAGCGAATCGACGACGCGTTACGGTTCGTGAAGGATCGGGGCCTCACCTTCCACTGGGGCGAGAATGGCGCGGCCGATTTCGACGAGCGGGCGACGCGCGAGCAGCTCCGCGATTATCTCGTGGTGCTCGATCTGGTGAACGAATACAAGGCCGACTGCCTCGGCTGGCAATACCAGCTCGGCCTGATCCCGCTGCGCCCGCCCTCGGACCTCGCCGAGGGCCTCTTCAACTCGGCGTGTCGCCCCGAATCGAACGGCACGACGATCGCCTGCGCGACCGAGGCGGACCAGGGCAACGCGATCCCGATGGAGCTCATGAAGCGGCTGCTCCGCGAGAAAGGCCTGCACGAGGCCGTGATGTTCCACGACGTGCGCTGGGGCGCCGAGCACGACGGTCGATTCTTGTGGGTATTGCTCAATTCGGGCTCGTGCGGCGCGTACGCGTTCAACCACGACAAGGACACGCTGCGCGGCGCGCATAGCTACAGGCAGCCGTCGATGTACTTCCCGACGCCGGGCGGCACGCTCGCCGGCGAGAGCTTGCCCGGAGCGATGACCTGGGCGCGCACGTACATCAAAGAAGGCGCGCTCTGGATGGATATCGGCAAAGGTGAAGTCGTGAAGCTGCCGCCCGAGGTGCGCGACGCGTGGTGGGAAGGCACGACGCGCGAATGGCCGTTCATGGCCGCGGACATGGGGATCGGGAGGGACACGCTGATGGCGCATTACCTCTCGAACCACGTGGCCGTGGCTTATGGCGACGTATTCGACGAGATGGTCGCGCTGTCGCGCGAGCTCGGCTTCAAGGTCCGCGTCCTCGCCGATCGGGCGGGCTGA
- a CDS encoding ABC transporter permease — protein sequence MKYLRKYPFLGPLVAVVVVYVIFAIIAPGPFTRAQNLTTMAGQTVVVGIAAAGMTLVILLGGIDLSVGSNVALSTVVCALCLRSGAPAIVAALAAMGSGMLAGLVNGALVTTLRITPFIVTLGTMRALRGLAKGLADEQKIDAPASGLEALLAPLPPGWGWALFPPGVWIMLGTSALVAAMLVYTRGGRHIVAIGSNEATARLCGVRVERVKWLVYGLAGLFAGLAGVMEYATLTVGDPTDSIGLELEVIAAVVIGGGSLAGGEGSVAGALFGALLMTVIRTGSTFLGIDNWVQDIVTGGIVVTAVALDRARRSSEAGR from the coding sequence ATGAAGTACTTGCGGAAGTACCCGTTCCTCGGCCCGCTCGTCGCGGTCGTCGTCGTCTACGTGATCTTCGCGATCATCGCGCCCGGCCCGTTCACGCGGGCGCAGAACCTCACCACGATGGCGGGGCAGACCGTGGTCGTGGGGATCGCGGCGGCCGGGATGACGCTCGTGATCCTGCTCGGCGGGATCGACCTCTCCGTGGGCTCGAACGTCGCGCTCTCCACGGTCGTCTGCGCGCTCTGCTTGCGGTCGGGCGCGCCCGCGATCGTCGCGGCGCTCGCCGCCATGGGCAGCGGAATGCTCGCGGGGCTCGTGAACGGCGCGCTCGTCACGACGCTCCGGATCACGCCGTTCATCGTCACGCTCGGCACGATGCGGGCGCTGCGGGGCCTGGCGAAGGGGCTCGCGGACGAGCAGAAGATCGACGCGCCCGCCTCGGGCCTCGAAGCGCTGCTCGCGCCGCTCCCGCCCGGCTGGGGCTGGGCCCTCTTCCCGCCGGGCGTGTGGATCATGCTCGGCACCTCGGCGCTCGTCGCGGCGATGCTCGTCTACACGCGCGGCGGGCGGCACATCGTGGCGATCGGCTCGAACGAGGCGACGGCGCGGCTCTGCGGCGTGCGCGTCGAGCGCGTGAAATGGCTGGTCTACGGGCTCGCCGGCCTCTTCGCCGGGCTCGCGGGCGTGATGGAGTACGCGACCTTGACCGTTGGAGATCCAACGGACTCGATCGGCCTCGAGCTCGAGGTGATCGCGGCCGTGGTGATCGGCGGCGGCTCGCTCGCGGGCGGGGAGGGCTCGGTCGCGGGCGCGCTCTTCGGGGCCCTCTTGATGACGGTGATCCGCACGGGATCGACCTTCCTCGGGATCGACAACTGGGTGCAGGACATCGTGACGGGTGGGATCGTGGTCACGGCCGTCGCGCTCGATCGCGCCAGGCGCTCGAGCGAGGCGGGGCGCTGA
- a CDS encoding DUF2934 domain-containing protein — protein sequence MKTKGKKAAKKGEIGKKGAKAAASAAVAVAVAETLPPPPVALAPAPAPTPEAPATIDEDSRAPAASERRPISMEERRRLIALAAYRRAETIGFGKTNPLEDWLVAEREIDAMLAGEIAT from the coding sequence ATGAAGACGAAAGGCAAGAAGGCCGCGAAGAAGGGCGAGATCGGCAAGAAGGGCGCGAAGGCCGCAGCATCGGCCGCCGTCGCCGTCGCCGTCGCCGAGACGCTCCCGCCGCCGCCCGTCGCGCTCGCGCCCGCGCCCGCGCCCACGCCGGAAGCGCCCGCCACGATCGACGAGGATTCCAGGGCGCCCGCCGCCTCCGAGCGCAGGCCCATCTCGATGGAAGAGCGCCGCCGGTTGATCGCGCTCGCCGCCTATCGACGCGCCGAGACGATCGGGTTCGGCAAGACCAATCCGCTGGAAGACTGGCTCGTCGCCGAGCGCGAGATCGACGCCATGCTCGCCGGCGAAATCGCGACCTGA
- a CDS encoding substrate-binding domain-containing protein, with translation MFGRTLRFALTLAFVLLLLSCNKNKEGGAMKIAVIPKGTTHEFWKAVHAGAVKASREIGVEIVWKGPLQEDDLKGQIDVVQSFVAQGVRGIVLAPLNEKALEKPVASAVAANIPVVVFDSDLAGSAHKSFVATDNLAAGRLAGEKLGALVGQKGKIAVLRYQEGSASTQKREEGFLEAIRKIPGIQIVSDNQYGGATTESAFEKAESLLAAQNASGGGVDGVFCPNESTTFGMLLALRKANLAGKIKFVGFDASEKLVGALRDGHVHALVVQDPFKIGYEAVRAMAELVAGKPVPPRIDTGAVVVDKSNLDKPETKAIVAPDLAPWLGK, from the coding sequence ATGTTCGGCCGGACCCTTCGTTTCGCCCTGACGCTCGCCTTCGTGTTGCTCCTGCTCTCGTGCAACAAGAACAAGGAAGGGGGCGCGATGAAGATCGCCGTCATCCCCAAGGGCACGACGCACGAGTTCTGGAAGGCCGTGCACGCGGGCGCGGTGAAGGCGTCGCGCGAGATCGGCGTGGAGATCGTGTGGAAAGGGCCGCTCCAGGAGGACGATCTCAAGGGGCAGATCGACGTCGTGCAGAGCTTCGTCGCCCAGGGCGTACGAGGCATCGTGCTCGCGCCGCTCAACGAAAAGGCGCTGGAGAAGCCGGTCGCGAGCGCCGTGGCGGCGAACATCCCCGTCGTGGTCTTCGACTCGGATCTCGCCGGCAGCGCGCACAAGAGCTTCGTCGCGACCGACAACCTCGCGGCGGGCAGGCTCGCGGGCGAGAAGCTCGGCGCGCTCGTCGGGCAGAAGGGCAAGATCGCGGTGCTCCGCTACCAGGAGGGCTCGGCGAGCACGCAGAAGCGCGAGGAGGGCTTCCTCGAGGCGATCCGCAAGATCCCCGGCATCCAGATCGTGAGCGACAACCAGTACGGCGGCGCCACCACGGAGAGCGCCTTCGAGAAGGCCGAGAGCCTGCTCGCCGCCCAGAACGCCTCGGGCGGCGGCGTGGACGGCGTCTTCTGCCCCAACGAGTCGACCACGTTCGGGATGCTGCTCGCGCTGCGGAAGGCGAACCTCGCGGGCAAGATCAAGTTCGTCGGCTTCGACGCGTCGGAGAAGCTCGTCGGCGCGCTGCGCGACGGGCACGTGCACGCGCTCGTCGTGCAGGATCCCTTCAAGATCGGCTACGAGGCCGTGCGCGCGATGGCCGAGCTCGTCGCGGGCAAGCCCGTGCCGCCGCGTATCGACACGGGCGCCGTGGTCGTCGACAAGTCGAACCTCGACAAGCCCGAGACGAAGGCGATCGTCGCGCCCGACCTCGCGCCGTGGCTCGGGAAGTGA
- a CDS encoding sugar ABC transporter ATP-binding protein → MAREVSGVVARGVTKAYGATIALAGVDLEVRPGEVHALLGENGAGKSTLVKILAGAVRPDGGHLTLDGAPYAPKDPAAARAAGVRLVSQERALCPHLTVEENVLLGGEPTRFGVLRREEAREIAARALHAIDPAGAKRDRLRPDALVADLGPGERQLVEIARAITEPRCRLLLLDEPTSSLGADDVEALFAVVGRLREAGLAVVYISHHLDEIRRIADRFTVIRDGRTAGTGRVDEATPAEIVTMMAGRSIEDLYPRSPRAAGDVVLSTRDLAGAHLPVRASFELRRGEVLGIAGLVGAGRTELLRAIFGLDRVRRGEVRVGAYVGPASPAARLAQGVGLLSEDRGGEGLALNLTIADNLTLSRLSGLGPLGLVAPSRIRAAARRFIEKLGVVCAGPDQPVGALSGGNQQKVALARLLYHDVDVLLLDEPTRGVDVGSRAAIYALVDRLACEANKAVLVVSSSAEELVGVADRIAVMHKGELGPARPVSELDVRAVMLEQAGAT, encoded by the coding sequence GTGGCTCGGGAAGTGAGCGGCGTCGTCGCGCGAGGCGTGACGAAGGCGTACGGCGCGACGATCGCGCTCGCGGGCGTGGATCTCGAGGTCCGCCCCGGCGAGGTGCACGCGCTGCTCGGCGAGAACGGCGCAGGCAAGAGCACGCTCGTGAAGATCCTCGCGGGCGCGGTGCGGCCCGACGGAGGCCACCTGACGCTCGACGGCGCGCCCTACGCGCCGAAGGACCCGGCCGCCGCGCGCGCGGCAGGCGTGCGCCTCGTCAGCCAGGAGCGCGCGCTTTGCCCGCATCTCACGGTCGAGGAGAACGTCCTGCTCGGCGGCGAGCCCACGCGCTTCGGCGTGCTCAGGCGCGAAGAGGCGCGGGAGATCGCGGCGCGCGCGCTCCACGCGATCGATCCTGCGGGCGCGAAGAGAGACCGCTTGCGGCCCGACGCGCTCGTCGCCGACCTCGGCCCGGGGGAGCGGCAGCTCGTGGAGATCGCGCGCGCCATCACCGAGCCGCGTTGCCGCCTGCTCCTGCTCGACGAGCCCACCTCGAGCCTCGGCGCCGACGACGTCGAGGCCCTCTTCGCCGTCGTCGGGCGCCTGCGCGAGGCCGGCCTCGCCGTCGTGTACATCTCGCACCACCTCGACGAGATCCGCCGCATCGCCGACCGCTTCACCGTGATCCGCGACGGCCGCACGGCCGGGACGGGCCGCGTCGACGAGGCCACGCCCGCGGAGATCGTCACGATGATGGCGGGCCGATCCATCGAGGACCTCTATCCACGATCCCCACGCGCGGCCGGCGACGTCGTCCTCTCGACGCGTGATCTCGCGGGCGCGCACTTGCCCGTGCGCGCGAGCTTCGAGCTTCGCCGCGGCGAGGTGCTCGGCATCGCCGGCCTCGTCGGCGCGGGCCGCACCGAGCTGCTCCGCGCGATCTTCGGGCTCGATCGTGTGCGCCGCGGCGAGGTGCGCGTCGGCGCGTACGTCGGCCCCGCCTCGCCCGCGGCCCGGCTCGCGCAGGGCGTCGGCCTGCTCAGCGAGGATCGGGGCGGCGAGGGGCTCGCGTTGAACCTCACGATCGCCGACAACCTCACGCTCTCGCGGCTCTCGGGCCTCGGCCCGCTCGGGCTCGTCGCGCCCTCGCGGATCCGCGCGGCGGCGAGGCGCTTCATCGAGAAGCTCGGCGTCGTCTGCGCCGGGCCCGATCAGCCCGTGGGCGCGCTCTCGGGCGGCAACCAGCAGAAGGTCGCGCTCGCGCGGCTGCTCTACCACGACGTCGACGTCCTCCTGCTCGACGAGCCCACGCGGGGCGTGGACGTGGGCAGCCGCGCCGCGATCTACGCGCTCGTCGACAGGCTCGCGTGCGAGGCGAACAAGGCCGTGCTCGTGGTGTCGAGCTCGGCCGAGGAGCTCGTCGGCGTCGCGGACCGGATCGCGGTCATGCACAAGGGCGAGCTCGGCCCTGCGCGACCCGTGAGCGAGCTCGACGTGCGGGCCGTGATGCTCGAGCAAGCAGGCGCCACATGA
- the chrA gene encoding chromate efflux transporter, whose protein sequence is MNAEATPPPASPDAAEPGRLREVALLFLRLGFTAFGGPAAHVALMEAEVVTRRKWVTREEFLDLFAATNLIPGPNSTEMAIHLGYRRAGTPGLAVAGVCFILPAALVTAAFAIAYMRLRAVPAMEGLLYGLKPAMLAIVLAAMARLVLPRKKDWFFLALGTAAAAASVLGVNEVAVIFAGAGIGALRIRKPPGKPTADEKKGASPALFPVPLLASAAMTTGGSKLIPLGLFFLKVGSILYGSGYVLIALLRAGLVSERGWLTEAELLDAVAIGQFTPGPVLSTATFIGYLIEGPAGAAVATLAIFLPSFLLVRVTAPILPKMRAAPRLAGLLDGAAAASLGLLAAATIALGRGALVDLPAWLILAAALPIAMQPKINATWIVVGSALVGLAVRAAFGHSP, encoded by the coding sequence ATGAACGCGGAGGCCACGCCTCCCCCGGCGTCACCCGACGCAGCCGAGCCGGGCCGGCTGCGCGAGGTGGCGCTTCTGTTTTTGCGCCTCGGCTTCACCGCGTTCGGCGGGCCCGCCGCCCACGTCGCGCTCATGGAGGCCGAGGTCGTCACGCGCAGGAAATGGGTCACGCGTGAGGAGTTCCTCGACCTCTTCGCCGCGACGAACCTCATCCCGGGCCCGAACTCCACCGAAATGGCGATCCACCTCGGGTATCGCCGCGCCGGGACGCCGGGGCTCGCCGTCGCCGGGGTCTGCTTCATCCTGCCCGCCGCGCTGGTCACCGCCGCCTTCGCGATCGCCTACATGCGCCTGCGCGCCGTGCCCGCGATGGAAGGGCTGCTTTATGGCCTGAAGCCCGCGATGCTCGCGATCGTGCTCGCGGCCATGGCGCGGCTCGTCCTACCTCGAAAAAAGGATTGGTTTTTCCTGGCGCTCGGGACCGCCGCCGCCGCGGCCAGCGTGCTCGGGGTGAACGAGGTCGCCGTGATCTTCGCAGGCGCAGGGATCGGCGCGCTCCGGATTCGAAAGCCGCCGGGGAAACCAACCGCCGACGAAAAGAAAGGTGCGTCCCCCGCCCTCTTCCCGGTTCCCCTCCTCGCCTCGGCCGCGATGACCACGGGCGGATCGAAGCTGATCCCGCTCGGGCTGTTTTTCCTCAAGGTGGGCAGCATCCTCTACGGCAGCGGATACGTGCTCATCGCATTGCTCCGCGCCGGGCTCGTGAGCGAGCGGGGGTGGCTCACCGAGGCGGAGCTGCTCGACGCGGTCGCCATTGGACAGTTCACGCCGGGCCCCGTGCTCTCCACCGCGACGTTTATCGGTTACCTCATCGAAGGGCCCGCCGGCGCGGCCGTGGCCACGCTCGCCATCTTCCTGCCGAGTTTCCTCCTCGTCCGCGTCACCGCGCCCATCCTGCCGAAAATGCGCGCCGCCCCGCGCCTCGCGGGCCTGCTCGACGGCGCCGCCGCCGCCTCGCTCGGCCTGCTCGCCGCCGCCACGATCGCGCTCGGGCGCGGCGCCCTCGTCGACCTGCCCGCCTGGCTGATCCTCGCCGCCGCCTTGCCCATCGCGATGCAGCCGAAGATCAATGCCACGTGGATCGTCGTCGGCAGCGCCCTCGTCGGGCTCGCCGTTCGCGCGGCATTCGGGCATTCCCCCTGA
- a CDS encoding DUF6968 family protein: MTVIAERELRFIQQGKRGSRKVVVRIHAPKPEENGNWSVDFEIHGPGDHKASRSVWGADSVQALVLALANVPLDLGLVAHEMGGTIKFLGSKDLGFTVTPPRS; encoded by the coding sequence ATGACGGTCATCGCGGAGCGAGAGCTTCGGTTCATCCAGCAGGGTAAGCGGGGATCACGCAAGGTCGTCGTCCGGATCCATGCGCCCAAACCCGAGGAGAATGGGAACTGGTCGGTCGACTTCGAGATCCACGGCCCTGGCGACCACAAGGCGAGTCGGTCCGTGTGGGGCGCCGACTCCGTGCAAGCGCTCGTGTTGGCGCTGGCGAATGTCCCGCTCGACCTCGGCCTGGTCGCCCACGAGATGGGCGGCACGATCAAGTTCCTGGGAAGCAAAGACCTGGGGTTCACGGTAACACCGCCCCGCTCATGA
- a CDS encoding ATP-binding protein, producing MQTAGEGREARLEAPPSAPAGPGKAWHAYGLSIAVLIALVLVRFSLEPWLDGKAPLLALLLPVVIAAAYGGMFPGLLATILCALTGALLFLRPIGSLTVASLPDQARLGVFLVVGVFLSAINERARREREFVLARAEDARRESEALARRQLAELEATYAAAPVGLCVIDRDFRWIRINERLAEMNGFPAAAHIGRSVRELLPNLADQAEPMLRRIFETGEPLRNVELVGETPAQPGKTRIWMESFFPLRDTSGVIIGVNVVCEEVTERREAAAALAESADRLQMALDGAQAGWWEYDARTDHYTWSEAQYELYGVDPKNREVRLEDWRSRVHPADLPPMDADLCCRMRKGISDFAYEFRILHPSLGERWIHSLGRITFDEAGKTLRAVGISRDVTKEKQAESERAFLLESERAARAEAERASRMKDEFLATLSHELRTPLNAILGCAHLVQRPGIQPDQLAKGLSVIERNTHLQAQLINDLLDVSRIVAGKIHVDLQEVSLPGVVESAIEACRAAAEAKGVTLRGPREPARISVRGDPARLQQVVWNLVSNAIKFTPTGGRVDVSLVQEGEAAVLQVRDTGQGISPEFLPFLFERFRQADASMARRHGGLGLGLSIVKRLVELHGGVVRAESAGLEQGATFTVELPRDIDERSRVPSRVLVNTPANDPRNLHGAAVLVVDDEPDSRELLKRVLEEYEAVVCTAASAAEALDVADARSVDLVVSDIGMPGMDGYALLRELRARDGKKDIVAVAVTAFARPEDRERALAAGYRAHLAKPFEPSELVSLLAGLRKAS from the coding sequence ATGCAAACAGCCGGCGAAGGCCGCGAAGCGCGGCTCGAGGCCCCCCCGAGCGCTCCTGCGGGACCGGGGAAGGCGTGGCACGCCTACGGCCTCTCCATTGCAGTGTTGATCGCGCTCGTCCTCGTCCGGTTCTCCCTGGAGCCGTGGCTGGACGGCAAAGCTCCCTTGCTCGCGCTCCTCTTGCCGGTGGTCATCGCGGCCGCGTATGGCGGCATGTTCCCCGGCCTGCTCGCCACGATCCTCTGCGCGCTCACGGGCGCGCTGCTCTTTTTGCGCCCGATCGGCAGCCTGACCGTCGCCTCGCTCCCGGATCAGGCGCGCCTCGGCGTCTTTCTGGTCGTGGGCGTGTTCCTCAGCGCGATCAACGAGCGAGCGCGGCGCGAGAGAGAGTTCGTCCTGGCCAGGGCAGAAGACGCGCGGCGCGAGAGCGAGGCCCTGGCGCGCCGACAGCTCGCCGAGCTCGAGGCCACGTACGCGGCCGCGCCCGTCGGGCTCTGCGTGATCGACCGGGATTTTCGCTGGATCCGCATCAACGAGCGCCTCGCCGAGATGAACGGCTTCCCCGCCGCGGCGCACATCGGCCGCTCGGTGCGCGAGCTCTTGCCGAACCTCGCCGACCAGGCCGAGCCCATGCTGCGGCGGATCTTCGAGACGGGCGAGCCACTCCGGAACGTGGAGCTCGTCGGCGAGACGCCCGCGCAGCCCGGCAAGACGCGGATCTGGATGGAGAGCTTCTTCCCGCTCCGCGACACGAGCGGCGTGATCATCGGGGTGAACGTGGTCTGCGAGGAGGTCACCGAGCGCAGGGAGGCCGCGGCGGCCCTCGCCGAGAGCGCCGATCGCCTGCAAATGGCGCTCGACGGGGCGCAGGCCGGGTGGTGGGAGTACGACGCCAGGACGGACCACTACACGTGGTCCGAGGCCCAGTACGAGCTCTACGGGGTCGACCCGAAGAACCGCGAGGTGCGGCTCGAGGACTGGCGCAGCCGGGTGCATCCGGCCGATCTCCCGCCGATGGACGCGGACCTGTGCTGCCGCATGAGGAAGGGGATCTCGGACTTCGCGTACGAGTTCCGCATCCTGCACCCTTCGCTCGGGGAGCGCTGGATCCACTCGCTCGGGCGCATCACGTTCGACGAGGCGGGCAAGACGCTCCGGGCCGTGGGGATCAGCCGCGACGTGACCAAGGAGAAGCAGGCCGAGAGCGAGCGCGCGTTCCTGCTGGAGAGCGAGCGGGCGGCGCGGGCCGAGGCCGAGCGGGCGAGCCGCATGAAGGACGAGTTCCTCGCCACGCTCTCGCACGAGCTGCGCACGCCGCTGAACGCCATCCTCGGCTGTGCGCACCTCGTGCAGAGGCCCGGCATCCAGCCCGACCAGCTCGCGAAGGGCCTCTCGGTCATCGAGCGGAACACGCACCTGCAGGCGCAGCTCATCAACGACCTGCTCGACGTGAGCCGCATCGTCGCGGGCAAGATCCACGTCGACCTGCAGGAGGTGTCTCTGCCGGGCGTGGTGGAGTCCGCGATCGAGGCCTGCCGCGCCGCGGCCGAGGCCAAGGGCGTCACGCTGCGCGGCCCGCGTGAGCCCGCGCGGATCTCCGTGCGCGGGGATCCGGCGCGGCTGCAGCAGGTCGTGTGGAACCTGGTCTCGAACGCCATCAAGTTCACGCCGACGGGCGGCCGCGTGGACGTCTCGCTCGTGCAGGAGGGCGAGGCGGCCGTGCTCCAGGTGCGGGACACGGGTCAGGGCATCTCGCCGGAGTTCCTGCCGTTTCTGTTCGAACGGTTCCGCCAGGCCGACGCGTCGATGGCGCGTCGGCACGGGGGCCTCGGGCTCGGGCTCTCCATCGTCAAGCGCCTGGTCGAGCTGCACGGAGGCGTGGTGCGCGCGGAGAGCGCGGGCCTCGAGCAGGGCGCGACGTTCACGGTGGAGCTGCCTCGAGACATCGACGAGCGCAGCCGCGTGCCCTCGCGGGTGCTCGTGAACACGCCCGCGAACGATCCGCGGAACCTGCACGGCGCGGCCGTGCTCGTGGTCGACGACGAGCCCGACTCGCGCGAGCTCCTGAAGCGCGTGCTGGAGGAGTACGAGGCGGTGGTGTGCACGGCGGCGTCGGCCGCGGAGGCGCTCGACGTCGCGGACGCGCGATCGGTCGACCTCGTGGTGAGCGACATCGGGATGCCGGGCATGGATGGTTACGCGCTGCTCCGGGAGCTGCGGGCGCGTGACGGCAAGAAGGACATCGTCGCCGTCGCCGTGACCGCGTTCGCGCGGCCGGAAGACCGGGAGCGCGCGCTCGCCGCGGGCTACCGGGCGCACCTCGCGAAGCCGTTCGAGCCGTCGGAGCTGGTGTCGTTGCTCGCGGGGCTGCGGAAGGCGAGCTAG
- a CDS encoding aspartate kinase: MIVMKFGGSSVANKKQIEKVLAIVRGRAAKAPLVVSSAHKGMTDALLAGAREATRGVYAPERVIERQAAIARELGCDDALLAPFFDEIAALYKGLSLVRELSPRSLDYAASFGERLAVRVIADYFTREGLPAQAFDVWDLGFVTDATFGAARPLPGYEERMKRAVKERVPEGVIPIVTGFVGRTEAGEITTVGRNGSDLTATLVGAALEAEEVEIWSDTDGVMTADPGVVPQARSIPEMRFDEAAELAYFGSRVLHPSTLVPAIEKKIPVRVLNTNRPEHPGTVIREATSPGELPATSIAYRGGQLAVTLCSTRMLGAAGFLGEAFQALGRHEVVVDMIATSEVNVSFTTDCKAPLDRALPELEKLGDVRVEAGKTLMVVVGRRLAEQPGLGAAILQAVADAGVNVEMVSYGMKSISLTMLVADKDVGAAAAVLHERLFERA, encoded by the coding sequence ATGATCGTCATGAAGTTCGGCGGCAGCTCCGTCGCCAACAAGAAGCAGATCGAGAAGGTGCTCGCCATCGTCCGCGGGCGCGCAGCCAAGGCGCCGCTCGTCGTGAGCTCGGCCCATAAAGGCATGACCGACGCGCTGCTCGCAGGCGCGCGCGAGGCCACCCGCGGCGTCTACGCCCCCGAGCGCGTGATCGAGCGCCAGGCCGCGATCGCCCGCGAGCTCGGCTGCGACGACGCCCTGCTCGCGCCCTTCTTCGACGAGATCGCCGCCCTCTACAAGGGCCTCTCGCTCGTGCGCGAGCTCAGCCCGCGCAGCCTCGACTACGCCGCGAGCTTCGGCGAACGTCTGGCCGTGCGGGTCATCGCCGATTATTTCACGCGTGAAGGATTGCCCGCACAGGCCTTCGACGTCTGGGATCTCGGCTTCGTCACCGACGCGACGTTCGGCGCGGCCCGCCCCCTGCCCGGCTACGAGGAGCGGATGAAACGCGCCGTGAAGGAGCGCGTGCCGGAGGGCGTGATCCCCATCGTCACGGGCTTCGTGGGCCGCACCGAGGCCGGCGAGATCACGACCGTAGGCCGCAACGGGAGTGATCTGACGGCGACGCTCGTCGGCGCCGCGCTCGAGGCCGAGGAGGTCGAGATCTGGTCCGACACCGACGGCGTGATGACCGCGGATCCGGGCGTCGTCCCGCAGGCCCGCTCGATCCCCGAGATGCGCTTCGACGAGGCCGCCGAGCTCGCCTACTTCGGCAGCCGCGTCCTGCACCCCTCGACGCTCGTGCCGGCGATCGAAAAAAAGATCCCCGTCCGCGTGCTCAACACGAACCGCCCCGAGCACCCCGGCACGGTCATCCGCGAGGCCACGTCCCCGGGCGAGCTGCCCGCGACGAGCATCGCTTACCGCGGCGGTCAGCTCGCCGTGACGCTCTGCTCGACGCGTATGCTCGGCGCGGCCGGCTTCCTCGGCGAGGCGTTCCAGGCGCTCGGGCGGCACGAGGTGGTGGTCGACATGATCGCGACCTCGGAGGTCAACGTGTCGTTCACGACGGACTGCAAAGCGCCGCTCGATCGCGCGCTGCCCGAGCTCGAGAAGCTCGGCGACGTGCGGGTCGAGGCCGGAAAGACGCTGATGGTGGTCGTGGGCCGGCGGCTCGCGGAGCAGCCGGGGCTCGGCGCGGCGATCCTGCAAGCCGTCGCGGACGCAGGCGTGAACGTGGAGATGGTGAGCTACGGGATGAAGAGCATCAGCCTGACCATGCTCGTCGCGGACAAAGACGTGGGCGCCGCGGCCGCCGTGCTGCACGAGCGGCTCTTCGAGCGCGCTTGA